From Natronorubrum halophilum, a single genomic window includes:
- a CDS encoding potassium channel family protein, with amino-acid sequence MYIVIVGAGDIGMPLIDIATQSGNEVVVIENDPKRADRVAGEYDCLVLNDDATDHNALMDAGIERADALISTTDRDPINIMVCLLAQEHNVPNIVSVVHDPEHMNVFSQIGINTMENPQELIAEHLYRAVARPAIVDYMRIGEQAEVFEIKVTRNAPIDGKTLIEAADEDLLPDDVLIVAIGHEREDPPTTPRGSTRIEAGDLVTVYSASGLDPGLTGVFGHTEDRR; translated from the coding sequence ATGTATATTGTCATCGTTGGTGCGGGCGATATTGGGATGCCTCTTATTGATATCGCAACCCAGTCTGGAAATGAGGTCGTCGTCATTGAGAACGATCCCAAACGGGCGGACCGAGTTGCTGGTGAGTACGACTGTTTGGTGCTTAATGACGATGCGACAGATCACAACGCGCTTATGGATGCCGGAATTGAGCGGGCGGATGCCCTGATCAGTACGACCGACCGAGATCCGATTAACATCATGGTATGCCTGCTGGCGCAGGAACACAATGTTCCGAATATCGTCTCGGTCGTTCACGATCCTGAGCATATGAACGTGTTCTCCCAGATCGGCATTAATACGATGGAAAACCCACAAGAACTCATTGCTGAGCACCTCTACCGCGCAGTTGCCCGCCCGGCGATCGTCGATTACATGCGGATCGGGGAACAAGCAGAGGTATTCGAGATCAAGGTCACCAGGAATGCGCCGATCGACGGGAAGACACTCATCGAGGCAGCGGACGAGGATCTTCTCCCCGATGATGTCCTTATTGTCGCAATTGGCCACGAGAGAGAAGACCCGCCGACCACACCCCGGGGGAGTACACGGATCGAAGCTGGCGATCTGGTCACCGTCTATTCGGCATCCGGTCTCGATCCTGGACTTACAGGCGTGTTCGGCCATACCGAAGATCGAAGGTGA